In one window of Arachis ipaensis cultivar K30076 chromosome B06, Araip1.1, whole genome shotgun sequence DNA:
- the LOC107646296 gene encoding protein MAIN-LIKE 2-like encodes MIFGLPTDGLPVTGMTLNSFEALEAECLHQFGVAPLKSQCRGSSIKLTWLRDLKERLQLTDENSIQVYVKCHIMLLIGTILFGDKTGAFVHWKFLPLLNDFVSIGQYSWGSACLAHLYRSLCRASRFDCKEIDGPLTLLLDIFLDISESIFSQITPLSSSNKIVNGITTSNGSSQTNFTPSDVCNKI; translated from the coding sequence ATGATCTTCGGTCTTCCGACCGATGGTCTTCCAGTGACAGGGATGACTTTGAATAGTTTCGAAGCCTTAGAGGCGGAGTGTCTGCACCAATTTGGGGTTGCACCGTTAAAGTCGCAGTGTCGAGGAAGCAGCATAAAACTTACGTGGCTACGGGATTTAAAAGAACGGTTACAGTTGACTGATGAAAACAGTATACAGGTGTACGTTAAGTGCCACATAATGTTGTTGATCGGTACGATCTTGTTTGGAGACAAGACTGGGGCATTTGTCCACTGGAAGTTTCTGCCTCTTCTCAATGATTTTGTTAGTATTGGACAGTATAGTTGGGGATCAGCATGCCTGGCACACCTGTACAGGAGTTTATGCAGGGCATCACGGTTTGACTGTAAGGAAATCGATGGTCCGTTAACACTTCTACTAGATATTTTTCTTGACATCTCCGAATcaatcttctcacaaatcacacctttaAGCTCTTCAAATAAAATTGTGAATGGAATAACAACATCCAACGGATCTTCACAAACAAATTTTACCCCTTCAGACGTCTGcaacaaaatctga